In Halococcus salifodinae DSM 8989, a single genomic region encodes these proteins:
- the prf1 gene encoding peptide chain release factor aRF-1: MSAQEAEQSDRKKYEFRKVIEDLKEYEGSGTQLVSIYVTPGEMISDIVAHVNEEYSEASNIKSKQTRTNVQDALKSIKDRLRYYDNPPENGMAVFSGAIDTGGGRTDMVTRVLEDPPQPIQSSLYRCSSEFVTEPLEHMLADQGLFGLIVLDRREANVGWLRGKRVVPVKSASSLVPGKQRKGGQSAQRFARLRLEAIDNFYQEVAGMANDLMVPERHEIDGILVGGPSPTKDEFLDGDYLHHELGEEVIGKFDVAYTDESGLSDLVDSAGDALADQEVMQDKAEMEEFFAELHGGDLATYGFGPTRENLVLGSVDRLLISEELRDDVVIYECPDGHEDRKLVGRRSDTPEHTCEKCGAEPEDIEREDAIEHLMEIADSRGTETKFISEDFEKGEQLLNAFGGIAGILRYSTGV, encoded by the coding sequence ATGAGTGCCCAGGAAGCCGAACAGTCCGACCGGAAGAAATACGAGTTCCGGAAGGTCATCGAGGATCTGAAGGAGTACGAAGGATCAGGAACGCAGCTCGTTTCGATCTACGTCACGCCGGGCGAGATGATCAGTGACATCGTCGCGCACGTCAACGAGGAGTACTCCGAGGCGTCGAACATCAAGTCGAAACAGACCCGGACCAACGTCCAGGACGCGCTGAAGTCGATCAAGGACCGCCTCCGATACTACGACAACCCCCCCGAAAACGGGATGGCGGTGTTCAGCGGCGCGATCGATACTGGAGGGGGGCGGACCGACATGGTCACCCGGGTTCTCGAAGATCCGCCCCAACCCATCCAGTCGTCGCTGTACCGGTGTTCCTCGGAGTTCGTGACCGAGCCCTTAGAGCACATGCTCGCCGATCAGGGACTGTTCGGGCTGATCGTTCTCGACCGGCGGGAGGCGAACGTGGGCTGGCTCCGTGGCAAGCGCGTCGTTCCCGTCAAGTCCGCATCCTCGCTGGTCCCCGGAAAGCAGCGAAAGGGTGGTCAGTCCGCCCAGCGGTTCGCCCGCCTGCGGCTGGAGGCGATCGACAACTTCTATCAGGAGGTCGCGGGGATGGCGAACGACCTGATGGTGCCCGAGCGCCACGAGATCGACGGCATCCTGGTGGGTGGACCCTCACCCACCAAAGACGAGTTCCTCGACGGCGATTACCTCCACCACGAGCTCGGCGAGGAGGTGATCGGGAAGTTCGACGTGGCGTACACCGACGAATCGGGCCTCTCCGATCTCGTGGATTCGGCGGGCGACGCGCTCGCCGATCAGGAGGTAATGCAGGACAAAGCCGAGATGGAGGAGTTCTTCGCTGAACTCCACGGCGGCGATCTCGCGACCTACGGGTTCGGCCCCACGCGGGAAAACCTCGTGCTCGGCTCGGTCGATCGGCTCCTCATCTCCGAGGAGCTCCGCGACGACGTCGTGATCTACGAGTGTCCGGATGGCCACGAGGACCGCAAGCTCGTCGGTCGGCGAAGCGACACGCCGGAACACACCTGTGAGAAGTGTGGTGCGGAGCCGGAAGACATCGAGCGCGAGGACGCGATCGAGCATCTGATGGAAATCGCCGACAGCCGCGGTACGGAGACCAAGTTCATCTCCGAGGACTTCGAGAAGGGCGAGCAGCTCCTGAACGCGTTCGGCGGGATCGCCGGAATCCTCCGCTACTCGACAGGAGTCTGA
- a CDS encoding MATE family efflux transporter, with translation ASPLRDVYKRQVFTNDPAVITQSATFLRFSALSFGFIGVMRAYTGGFRGAGKTMIAAAVSVISLGLVRLPIAWLGTAALGTVGLWIAFPVSNVAGGLVAYLWFKRGSWREGDLTDSDAGTDVAGAEASSMDD, from the coding sequence TGCCAGCCCGCTCAGAGATGTGTATAAGAGACAGGTCTTCACCAACGACCCCGCGGTCATTACCCAAAGTGCGACCTTCCTCCGGTTCTCCGCCCTGTCGTTCGGATTCATCGGCGTCATGCGGGCGTACACCGGCGGGTTCCGGGGGGCAGGGAAGACGATGATCGCCGCCGCGGTCTCGGTGATCTCGCTCGGACTCGTTCGGTTGCCGATCGCGTGGCTCGGGACGGCAGCGCTGGGAACTGTCGGACTCTGGATCGCGTTCCCGGTTTCGAACGTTGCCGGCGGTCTCGTCGCGTATCTGTGGTTCAAACGAGGGAGCTGGCGCGAGGGAGATCTCACCGATTCGGATGCCGGTACAGACGTCGCCGGAGCGGAAGCGTCGTCGATGGACGACTGA
- a CDS encoding TackOD1 domain-containing metal-binding protein, which yields MVSPGKLTALTALADGSAPEYEPTIDPDTGAVSYPEVARLLDDEDPTAFEALESLARREILGKTFEEKVYVCPGCGAEGMQYTTACPGCGSGYTIETELFEHLDCGHIAPRVEFEAGPDELVCPGCEATLDEATENVEQGMRHVCQDCDSYFEQPEHGLRCRECTDIYVPSEGKERVLCRYSLTDSGQRWVETQLSARESVVELLTDRGFDASANTTVQGDSGTDHPVHVYGEDELLDSRIVVAIHERPDREDAAELRDVAADLDARPMMVTTLGSVATSVATLAERDDLRILSAQTDGTLEHDYEVTDDPRTTQSLVQRIASAVKQP from the coding sequence ATGGTCTCGCCCGGCAAACTCACCGCTCTCACGGCGCTCGCGGACGGTTCGGCTCCGGAGTACGAACCCACGATCGATCCCGACACCGGCGCGGTCAGCTATCCGGAGGTGGCGCGGTTGCTCGACGACGAGGATCCGACCGCCTTCGAGGCGCTCGAATCGCTGGCTCGTCGCGAGATCCTCGGCAAGACCTTCGAGGAGAAGGTGTACGTCTGTCCCGGCTGCGGGGCCGAGGGGATGCAGTACACCACGGCCTGTCCGGGCTGTGGCTCGGGGTACACCATCGAGACGGAACTGTTCGAACATCTCGACTGTGGCCACATCGCACCCCGAGTAGAGTTCGAGGCGGGTCCGGACGAGCTCGTCTGTCCCGGGTGCGAGGCGACGCTCGACGAGGCCACCGAGAACGTCGAGCAGGGCATGCGCCACGTCTGTCAGGACTGTGATTCGTACTTCGAACAGCCCGAACACGGCCTCCGGTGTCGTGAGTGTACGGACATCTACGTGCCGAGCGAAGGGAAAGAGCGCGTGCTCTGTCGGTACAGCCTCACCGATTCGGGCCAGCGATGGGTCGAGACCCAGCTTTCGGCCCGCGAGTCGGTCGTCGAACTGCTGACCGATCGCGGGTTCGACGCGAGCGCGAACACGACGGTCCAGGGCGACTCCGGAACGGACCATCCGGTGCACGTCTACGGCGAGGACGAACTCCTCGACAGCCGGATCGTGGTGGCGATCCACGAGCGCCCCGATCGAGAGGACGCTGCCGAACTCCGTGACGTCGCTGCCGATCTCGACGCGCGGCCCATGATGGTCACCACGCTCGGCTCGGTCGCGACCTCGGTGGCCACCCTCGCCGAGCGCGACGACCTCCGCATCCTGAGTGCGCAGACCGACGGCACGCTCGAACACGACTACGAGGTGACCGACGACCCGCGCACGACACAGTCACTGGTCCAGCGGATCGCCTCGGCCGTCAAACAGCCCTGA